The following nucleotide sequence is from Ahniella affigens.
CAAACACTGTTGGCGAGCCGCTGCGACTCGGTCGCGCGCAACACCTCGCCGAGCAGGCGCTCGGCCTGTCGGACCCGCTGCTGCTGTCGTTCGCGTTGTCGGTCGCTCGATGCCATACCGGAATGGTACACGGGGAATGGGACGATATTCATGACGTGGTTCCATGTCTCGGCTCCGTCCGCAAAATAGGGAATATGAATTTGTAGACCTCGCCGCCGGCCAATTGGGCGAACCCTTCCAGGTCGGGCAATCCGCCAAGCAAGGCAGGTGGCAGCAAGCTTTCCACTTCGGTACTCAGGCTCTCGGCAGCGCTGGTCGCATAGGCCAAGCTGGTGTCTTGCATGGCGCCGCTGGACTGGCTCCACTCGATCCGCCGGATCGGGGCGGTGGGCACTTTGTCGGCGACATAGCGCTGGGTGTCGGTGTCCTGAACGCGCAGGCAGATCAGGTTGTTGGTATTGGCCAAGACTTGCTTGGCCTTGGCGTCGCTGCCCGTAGCAACGACGAAGTCCGCAAAGGTCTGGGTCAGCAAGGTCAGCGCGAACCCGGCACCGCGTCCCTTGTTCAGCAGCGCAATGGTGGCCTCATGCACGCATTCGGACGCTTCATCGATGTAGCAGCTGATCGGAACGTCGGCTTTGCCATGTTGGTAGATGTTGCCAGCCAAGGCGCTGAGATCGGCCATCAGCAGACTGCCAAGGGCCGAAGCGACGATTGGGTCAGACAAGCTGTCCAAGCCGACGTACACGACTTTTCGGGCCTGAATCAGAGTCGCGAAATCGTGCACAGGTTTCCCATCAGTGTTCGCGTCGGGCGAGATCAGTCTGGCCAAATCTGGCGTACACAGCTGATGCAGTAACGGGCTCAGACTGGCCAACAGCTTGCGGGCGTGCTGCGGATCGTGTTCGGTGTGGGCGAGCAAGGCTTCCACAGCCTGACGATGGCGCGCCGGGAGCACCGGCTGCAACGCCCGAAAGCGCAGCAGGTTTGGATTGGGCTTTTGGGTTTTCCCGTGACCGACCGCCTCGCGCTGGCCCGGCGGTGGTAACAGCTCCGGGACTGAATCGGCGTCTGAAGCAGGCGCGAATTGACCTGTCAGGTGATTCAGCAGCTCGTGCAACAAGGGTTCGACCCCGCCATCCACGTACCGCAGCAACTGGCTGAGCGTGGGGCGCTGTTCGAGCAGCAGCATCGCCTCGATGATGATCATCAACGTCTTCTGCGCGAAGCTGACAAAGACGTCGGAGCCACCGTCGTTCTGGATCAATCCTGCCACCCGCGATGCCAACTGCGCCGCGTCGCTGAAATGATGTAGTGGATCCAAGCAGATGCTTCGTTCCGGATGCGCGCGCAAGAACGGTCGGTAGCGATCAGCCTCTCCCCGCATGGCGCAGACCCGCTCCGCAATCTGCGCCAACTCATGATCGCCTTTCGGATCGATGATGATGACCGCCTCATCGCGCAGGATCGCCTGCGCAATCAGATTGTCGAGGAGACGCGTTTTGCCCGCGCCGGTGGTCCCCACCACAAGCGTATGCCCACGCGCGAAGCTGAGCGGGAGATAGACCGGGCGCTCAATACCCGCCAGGCCATGAAGCCAGGGCAGGCCCTTGTGCTGCGGGGCCTGGGGCGATTGCCCTTGCCAATGATCGAGCCACGTCGCGGCGCGTTGTGCCGTGGCTTGCGCCCACACATAGCCGTGCCCGAGCCAGATCGCATCCGGACGTTGGCGCATCGCGCCTTGCAACGCTGCGAGATCATGAAAGCGCAGCGCCTGCCCATTGAGCAGCCGTTGCTGCCGACGCAAGCGGTAGCACGCGGGCAAGTCCCGTATCGCAAGCGCCCACGCCAGAATCGGCAACCAGCGCTGCCAGCAGTCGATTGGAATGTCCCGCGTCAAGGTCCAAAGCCCCACGGCCAGCGCCAACCAACCGGACACACGCCAGGCTTCATGCATCGGCCGGAACGGGTCGTCGAAGTCGTGCCTGTTCATGCCGTACCGAGCTCGGGGTCCGGCGGCAACCGGCGCACCGCTGCGCGTCGTGCTGGCGCGATCCGGAAGACTGGTAGTGACCTCCCCTTGCCGCGCGCTTGATGGCGAATCGCCTCTTGGTGCAACCACGCCGCCTCGCGAAGGCTCCAAAGCCTTCTGCAACGGGCAAAGATTGAGTTGGGCGTCGGATCATTCATGCCGAGAGCCTATGGATTCGGCGCGCCGCCATTCCCGCGTTTTTCGTGCCGAATTTTGGTCATTTGGGTGCGCTATGTGTCGCACTGTAAATCACCGACGGACCCCTCGTTGCCATTTACGGTCTGCGCTCGCTCCGACCTGGTGCACGCGGCATCGGGAAGGCGCTGGCACTGGCCTCGTTAGCCCGATTGCTGGGGTGAGCAGAACGCTGGCGACGCCCGCGCACAATGGTCGTGATGCACGGCGCCCGATGTCTCGCCGACTCGATCGATGTACGACGATTCAGCGCAAACTGGCTCGGACCGCCGTCGCCAATCAGCGTGCGCTCACTTGCCGCGTGTCGATCCCCAGGCGCTGCAACCCTGCCGCTGCCTTGTCGCTACCGCGCGCCGCTGCCATCCGGTAGTACTCGATCGCCAACGCACGATCCAGGCGAATCCCAATGCCGTAGTCGTACATGGCCGCAAGGCTCTCTGCGGCGCCCACGCTGCCAGCATTCGCCGCGCGCACCAGACTGGCCATACCGGCAGCGACGTCCGCCTTGCCGCCCAATCCGCGCACTTGCATCAAGCCCAAGTTGTTCAGGGCCCCGGGATGACCACTTCGCGCGGCGCGTTCAAACGCACGGCGGGCTTGCTCATACTGATTCTGACGGAGCAGCGTCAGCCCTTGCTGGTAAGCCGCAACCGTCGTGGCGTCGGCGCGCGTTTCTTGCGCGGTCGTTGACGATGGCAACTGTGGCGGGCTTGCCATCTGCTCTTGGCTTGTGTCGGCTGCCGCTGCAATACGTGGTGCGGCGCCAGTCGTCGCTTGCAACGCCATGAGCTGTTGCTCGGCTGTCTGCTTGGCCGCCACGGCCGCATCGCGTTCGCTCGTCAATGCGGCAATCTGCTGATCCTTGTCATGCAGTTGCTGCGTGAGGCTCTCGGCCTCCACACTCATCGCATTCAAGCGCTGTTCGAGCGCATCGATCTGCTCTGAGAAACGCGCGAGCACGGGGTCGGTCAACAAACTGGCATCCAGACCAGCTGACGCGCTGGTTGGGACGTCCGAACTGGCTTCCGTGTCTGCGAGCGCGGGCATTGGCGCCGCATCAACCCAGTCGCGATCAACGCGGGTCAGAGTCGATTCCAGCTCGGTCTGCAAACGATCTAAGCGACTTCGGTAGACCGCGGCATCGCGCAATGCCAGCTGCTCCGCCAAAGCGACCCAGGGCGTTGCGAGTTCGGGCTTGCCGGTTTGCTCGGCCGTCTCCAGGTGTTGCAGCGTCAGTGCGCTGACCGCTTCGGGATGGTGCGCCTCGGCTGCTTTTTGCAACCACACTCGGGCGCGCGATTCAGAGAAGTCACTATTGGCCTGATCGCGATAATGCAATGAGAGTTGATACTGCGCCATCGCGTCATTCGCCGACGCTGCATTTTGCAGATAGCGCAGTGCCTCGATCGGATCGGCAGCCAGACCCCGCCCTGTTGCCAAGCGCTCGGCCAATACGCGCATGGCTGGCACGTATCCATGATCGGCTGCGTGCCGAAGCAATGCGTCGGCGTCAGCCGTCGCCCGCTGGCGCTTGGCATCGGGAACATCGGGATCCATGGCGCGTTCCAGCAATAAGTCGGCCAGCGCAGTGGTCGCTGCCGCATGCCCGGCGAGCGTTGCTTGCTTCAGGTATTGGGCTTGCTTCTGGCGCGCTTGCAAGTTGAGCGATCGACCCGTTCCGACTTGGCGGCCGTAATATTGCCCTAGTTGAAACGCGGCTTCGGCATCGCCACCGCGCGCCGCTTCGGCCAACCAGAGCGCGCCCTGGCGCGGATCCGTGTGACCAAGCGATGGTTCCAGATAACGCAAGCCCAGCTCGCGCTGCGCC
It contains:
- the traD gene encoding conjugative transfer system coupling protein TraD (Members of this protein family are the putative conjugative coupling factor, TraD, as the term is used for the SXT and TOL plasmid systems.); its protein translation is MNRHDFDDPFRPMHEAWRVSGWLALAVGLWTLTRDIPIDCWQRWLPILAWALAIRDLPACYRLRRQQRLLNGQALRFHDLAALQGAMRQRPDAIWLGHGYVWAQATAQRAATWLDHWQGQSPQAPQHKGLPWLHGLAGIERPVYLPLSFARGHTLVVGTTGAGKTRLLDNLIAQAILRDEAVIIIDPKGDHELAQIAERVCAMRGEADRYRPFLRAHPERSICLDPLHHFSDAAQLASRVAGLIQNDGGSDVFVSFAQKTLMIIIEAMLLLEQRPTLSQLLRYVDGGVEPLLHELLNHLTGQFAPASDADSVPELLPPPGQREAVGHGKTQKPNPNLLRFRALQPVLPARHRQAVEALLAHTEHDPQHARKLLASLSPLLHQLCTPDLARLISPDANTDGKPVHDFATLIQARKVVYVGLDSLSDPIVASALGSLLMADLSALAGNIYQHGKADVPISCYIDEASECVHEATIALLNKGRGAGFALTLLTQTFADFVVATGSDAKAKQVLANTNNLICLRVQDTDTQRYVADKVPTAPIRRIEWSQSSGAMQDTSLAYATSAAESLSTEVESLLPPALLGGLPDLEGFAQLAGGEVYKFIFPILRTEPRHGTTS
- a CDS encoding tetratricopeptide repeat protein → MLKKSLLAAALGAAILMAGASWSENPFDALKARAEAGEVLAQRELGLRYLEPSLGHTDPRQGALWLAEAARGGDAEAAFQLGQYYGRQVGTGRSLNLQARQKQAQYLKQATLAGHAAATTALADLLLERAMDPDVPDAKRQRATADADALLRHAADHGYVPAMRVLAERLATGRGLAADPIEALRYLQNAASANDAMAQYQLSLHYRDQANSDFSESRARVWLQKAAEAHHPEAVSALTLQHLETAEQTGKPELATPWVALAEQLALRDAAVYRSRLDRLQTELESTLTRVDRDWVDAAPMPALADTEASSDVPTSASAGLDASLLTDPVLARFSEQIDALEQRLNAMSVEAESLTQQLHDKDQQIAALTSERDAAVAAKQTAEQQLMALQATTGAAPRIAAAADTSQEQMASPPQLPSSTTAQETRADATTVAAYQQGLTLLRQNQYEQARRAFERAARSGHPGALNNLGLMQVRGLGGKADVAAGMASLVRAANAGSVGAAESLAAMYDYGIGIRLDRALAIEYYRMAAARGSDKAAAGLQRLGIDTRQVSAR